A stretch of the Candidatus Liberimonas magnetica genome encodes the following:
- a CDS encoding NAD-dependent deacylase, which translates to MIISKDKNIIKAAELLKKSRSALFITGAGISAESGLPTYRGVGGLYKEKVTEDGIPIEMALAGETLETRPEITWKYLSQIEKNCRKAKYNKAHEIIAKMQEHFERVWVLTQNIDGFHKDAGSKNIIDIHGDIHKILCPKCGWRKTIQSFDEIKIPPACPLCKNTARPDVVFFGEMLPYEKVQVLDEELNKGFDIYFSVGTTSVFPYIQEPVHLAKRSGKPSIEINPDQTEVSDIVDIRFPMGAVDALSAIWEKIE; encoded by the coding sequence ATGATTATATCTAAAGATAAAAACATCATAAAAGCTGCTGAGCTGCTTAAAAAAAGCAGGAGCGCGCTTTTTATTACAGGGGCGGGGATATCGGCTGAATCGGGGCTTCCTACTTATAGAGGGGTAGGCGGGCTTTATAAAGAGAAGGTAACTGAAGACGGGATACCCATTGAGATGGCACTTGCCGGGGAGACGCTTGAAACCAGGCCTGAGATAACATGGAAATACCTTTCGCAGATAGAGAAAAACTGCCGCAAGGCAAAGTATAACAAGGCGCATGAGATAATCGCCAAGATGCAGGAACATTTTGAAAGAGTATGGGTGCTGACGCAGAACATAGACGGATTCCATAAGGATGCGGGTTCAAAAAACATAATAGACATACACGGGGATATCCACAAGATACTCTGCCCGAAATGCGGGTGGAGAAAAACAATTCAAAGTTTTGATGAGATAAAGATCCCGCCCGCCTGCCCGTTGTGCAAGAATACAGCAAGGCCTGATGTCGTGTTTTTCGGCGAGATGCTTCCATACGAGAAGGTGCAGGTTTTAGATGAAGAACTTAACAAGGGATTTGACATATATTTTTCAGTCGGGACCACAAGCGTATTTCCTTATATCCAGGAGCCGGTACACCTGGCAAAAAGAAGCGGCAAGCCGAGTATCGAGATCAATCCGGACCAGACAGAAGTATCAGATATAGTTGATATAAGGTTTCCTATGGGCGCTGTAGATGCTTTAAGCGCTATCTGGGAAAAAATTGAATAA
- a CDS encoding TSUP family transporter — translation MEYLIICIVAIFSSGLTLFTGFGLGTILTPVFAIFFPVPLAVAATAVVHLTNNLFKILLVGRSANKSVIIRFAFPAVIAALFGASLLTYTASLPAVTSYSFAGRVYEITPVNLIIGMLIVLFSIFELVPKYENLTFDTKYMVFGGLLSGFFGGLSGNQGAFRSMFLLKAGLEKEEFIGTNVVSAVIVDIGRLAVYGAGFYAAGFSAVADTGGLILAAVVSAFLGAFLGKKILNKITLRAVNLIVGIMLILLGFALSLGII, via the coding sequence TTGGAATATTTGATAATATGTATTGTAGCGATTTTTTCATCCGGTTTGACATTGTTCACCGGGTTCGGCCTGGGAACCATACTTACTCCCGTGTTTGCGATATTTTTTCCTGTACCTTTAGCAGTAGCTGCTACAGCAGTGGTGCATCTTACCAATAATCTCTTTAAGATCCTGCTTGTAGGACGTTCTGCTAATAAAAGCGTCATTATACGTTTTGCGTTTCCCGCAGTTATAGCTGCGCTGTTCGGCGCATCTCTTCTTACATACACAGCATCACTTCCGGCAGTAACATCTTATTCTTTCGCAGGCAGGGTCTATGAAATTACTCCGGTTAATTTAATAATAGGTATGTTAATTGTCCTGTTTTCCATCTTTGAACTTGTCCCGAAATATGAAAACCTGACATTTGACACTAAATATATGGTTTTTGGCGGGTTATTGTCCGGTTTTTTCGGGGGATTATCAGGCAATCAGGGGGCATTCCGTTCGATGTTCCTTTTAAAGGCAGGCCTTGAAAAAGAGGAGTTCATCGGCACGAATGTAGTTTCAGCCGTGATAGTTGACATCGGAAGGTTAGCTGTCTATGGAGCAGGTTTTTATGCTGCCGGATTCAGCGCCGTGGCTGATACCGGAGGGCTTATTTTAGCTGCGGTTGTGTCTGCGTTCCTTGGAGCTTTTCTTGGGAAAAAGATATTGAATAAAATTACACTGCGTGCAGTAAATCTAATCGTCGGGATAATGCTCATCCTGCTCGGATTTGCCTTAAGTTTGGGAATTATATAA
- the bamE gene encoding outer membrane protein assembly factor BamE gives MKSTSCKSQFWTFTDLFIIMVLFFCVFSAGCATVGREFNVSQVPNIQIGKTSQDDIKEMFGSPWRTGIEDGKRTWTYGRYLYSLFEEASTQDLVVRFNDKGIVTSYTYNATQPQE, from the coding sequence ATGAAAAGCACATCTTGCAAGTCACAATTTTGGACATTTACAGATTTATTTATAATTATGGTTTTATTTTTTTGTGTGTTCTCTGCTGGCTGCGCTACGGTTGGCCGCGAGTTCAATGTTTCTCAGGTCCCCAATATACAGATAGGAAAAACCTCTCAGGACGATATAAAAGAGATGTTCGGCTCGCCCTGGAGGACAGGTATAGAAGACGGAAAAAGGACTTGGACTTACGGCAGGTATCTCTACAGTTTATTTGAAGAAGCAAGCACGCAGGACCTTGTTGTCAGGTTCAATGACAAAGGTATAGTTACTTCATACACCTACAACGCAACCCAGCCACAGGAATAA
- a CDS encoding family 10 glycosylhydrolase — protein MKTTELGKNALKLNLFLFAILCFSNGTVPAYGNRNKPGPERIMQVAFIMSEPSTGSDEEKIDLESLKTPLSVQGIRFTGILPKKISKNALEKFDIIILPNISAKYLKPDKLNSIRAAVNSGSNIVFDGESALVEKLGIEIEKKPINVEEIRDLQFKDIPLYWRTPAKVRPVVKSPNNDLQVLCIEESSKAPLVVSGKYGKGKFIYFSPLFDPESGKGYSRFPYLIEMLSKVFGYERLAQRKIAAMYYDPGNRDFQDIENTVKLWRKNGVHTVYAGGWYGREFDYEKLIRFCHQNGILVCCWLELPMAGKEFWDEHPQWREKTAVLKDAKIDWRYLVNLANEDCRIKVFKNIEELLNKYDWDGVNLSELYFESTEGTKDPDRFTPMNDDIRREFKDEYGFDPLDIFDKDSGHYWKANNSDWEKFADFRISLCNRIKAYCLELLAEIRKNKKDFEIIITAMDASSSPFLEYNIAEDTDYLLKLQEKYDLTLQVQDEWMFWNGKPERYFFLGNYYRQYVSEPHRFELDFNVVECHEKGEGGLPSQKPSGEEVRQVVYNMGLNNARPVFYAEDSIYEQDFENINTVLARDVSVLKKSSAKWEINTQYKVEIRTAKKGQTILMDGRIWRAGYEDAVVVPRGRHTLRFLPQPANHELLVIKPRLIYISAELISANFFDNSVELSYEEYYSSCYLILNRKPEQVFIDNKLEYCPVYEDKEGSSVKLPSGNHSVKIFLPK, from the coding sequence ATGAAAACAACAGAGCTAGGAAAGAATGCCCTCAAGCTTAATTTATTTCTTTTTGCCATTTTATGTTTTTCTAATGGCACAGTACCGGCATACGGAAACCGTAACAAACCCGGGCCGGAAAGAATAATGCAGGTTGCTTTTATTATGTCCGAGCCGTCAACCGGTTCCGATGAAGAAAAAATAGACCTTGAGAGCTTAAAGACACCCTTGTCCGTTCAAGGGATAAGGTTTACCGGCATACTTCCTAAAAAGATCAGCAAGAATGCCTTGGAGAAATTCGATATTATCATTCTGCCGAATATATCGGCAAAATATTTGAAACCTGATAAGCTAAATTCGATCAGGGCAGCAGTAAATTCCGGATCGAACATAGTTTTTGACGGAGAATCAGCTCTTGTTGAAAAGTTAGGTATTGAAATTGAAAAAAAACCTATAAATGTAGAAGAGATACGCGACCTCCAGTTCAAAGATATTCCTTTATATTGGAGAACACCCGCCAAAGTAAGGCCTGTCGTTAAATCGCCGAATAACGACCTTCAGGTCCTGTGTATCGAAGAAAGCTCAAAAGCCCCGCTCGTAGTATCCGGCAAATACGGGAAAGGAAAATTCATTTATTTTTCGCCCCTGTTCGACCCTGAATCGGGGAAAGGGTACTCGAGGTTCCCGTACCTTATAGAAATGCTTTCAAAGGTATTCGGGTATGAACGCCTGGCCCAGCGGAAAATAGCCGCCATGTATTATGACCCGGGCAACAGGGACTTTCAGGATATAGAAAACACTGTCAAGCTGTGGCGCAAGAACGGCGTGCATACGGTCTATGCAGGCGGATGGTACGGCCGGGAATTTGATTACGAGAAGTTAATAAGGTTTTGCCATCAAAACGGGATTTTAGTCTGCTGCTGGCTTGAGCTTCCCATGGCCGGCAAGGAATTTTGGGATGAACACCCCCAGTGGCGCGAAAAAACCGCGGTTTTAAAAGATGCAAAGATAGACTGGCGTTACCTTGTGAACCTTGCAAATGAAGATTGCAGGATAAAGGTTTTTAAAAACATAGAAGAGCTTCTTAACAAGTATGACTGGGACGGGGTAAATCTAAGTGAGCTTTATTTTGAATCTACTGAAGGCACAAAAGACCCGGACAGGTTTACTCCGATGAATGATGATATAAGGAGAGAATTTAAAGATGAATACGGTTTTGATCCTCTTGATATATTCGATAAGGATAGCGGGCATTACTGGAAGGCAAACAACAGCGACTGGGAAAAATTTGCGGATTTCCGCATAAGCCTTTGTAACCGCATAAAAGCTTATTGCCTGGAACTATTAGCTGAGATAAGGAAAAATAAAAAAGACTTTGAGATCATCATAACCGCTATGGACGCTTCATCAAGCCCTTTCCTTGAATATAATATAGCCGAGGATACGGATTACCTTTTAAAATTGCAGGAAAAATATGACCTTACGCTTCAGGTACAGGATGAATGGATGTTCTGGAACGGGAAACCGGAAAGGTATTTTTTTCTAGGGAATTATTACAGGCAGTATGTCAGCGAGCCCCACAGATTCGAGCTCGATTTTAATGTGGTTGAATGCCATGAAAAAGGGGAAGGGGGCCTGCCAAGCCAGAAACCTTCGGGAGAGGAAGTGCGCCAGGTAGTTTATAACATGGGTTTAAATAATGCAAGGCCCGTATTCTATGCGGAAGACAGCATATACGAGCAGGATTTTGAGAATATAAATACCGTTCTTGCACGGGATGTATCGGTCCTTAAGAAGAGCAGCGCTAAATGGGAGATAAACACCCAGTACAAAGTTGAGATAAGAACAGCTAAGAAAGGCCAGACTATTTTGATGGACGGCAGGATCTGGCGCGCGGGTTACGAAGATGCTGTCGTAGTCCCCAGAGGCAGGCATACTTTAAGGTTCTTGCCACAACCTGCAAATCATGAATTGCTGGTAATTAAACCGAGACTTATTTATATCTCGGCTGAATTAATATCTGCTAATTTCTTTGACAACTCGGTCGAGCTTTCCTACGAAGAGTATTATTCTTCCTGCTATTTGATACTGAACAGAAAACCTGAGCAGGTATTCATCGACAATAAACTGGAATACTGCCCTGTCTATGAAGACAAAGAAGGCTCTTCTGTAAAATTACCGAGCGGTAACCATTCTGTTAAGATATTCCTGCCTAAGTAA
- a CDS encoding HAMP domain-containing protein, with translation MRLKLKFTFLISLLIVVTVSFVTGFMFITETNFLENEMEIIRYDMIKSFANVTKDSLVGNDKISLRNYLHLLKNTKGFSYAMVMDNKNVVIMHTDSFLVGTILNDPVSNRAQNTDKFLAQKYTMENGFPILDLAYPVAISNVRIALVRIGFNRDMLAGKVTDALASIRRRILGITLLGLVVGLTGTFILTGMMVEPINIIAKGAQIIGKGNLSHVINISSDDELGDLAKAFNSMSNKLKELDQLKSDFVSSVTHELRSPLLSLRMYIDLFLKGTAGAVADKQKEYLTIMHNCAERLHHFIDDLLDIAKIERGKMEVVPKETDIVPAIRDIIQLFKPQTDNKSIKLKTDKVENLPLVKADPERTKQVLTNLLSNAVKFTPENGTITVSACVNDPLGRLEISVIDTGIGVPKDKLVSIFNKFEQVKIARDYITGPKGTGLGLAIIKGLVEAQGGVLWVQSELNEGSIFTFTLPLVNNRQ, from the coding sequence ATGAGACTTAAATTAAAATTTACCTTCCTTATAAGTTTGTTAATAGTTGTAACCGTTAGTTTTGTTACCGGTTTTATGTTCATTACCGAGACCAATTTCCTTGAAAATGAAATGGAAATAATCCGTTATGATATGATAAAAAGTTTTGCTAACGTCACAAAGGACTCCTTAGTCGGGAATGATAAGATTTCCTTACGGAATTATCTGCATCTTTTAAAGAATACAAAAGGTTTCAGCTATGCGATGGTCATGGACAATAAAAATGTCGTAATTATGCATACGGATTCATTCCTCGTAGGTACGATATTGAACGACCCTGTCTCTAATAGAGCCCAGAACACCGATAAGTTTCTAGCGCAGAAGTATACTATGGAAAACGGTTTCCCTATACTTGACCTTGCTTACCCTGTTGCCATAAGCAATGTAAGGATAGCTTTAGTGCGCATAGGGTTTAACCGCGACATGCTTGCAGGAAAGGTCACCGATGCCCTGGCGTCGATCCGCAGGCGTATTTTGGGTATAACTCTCCTGGGGCTGGTCGTGGGGCTTACAGGCACCTTTATCCTGACCGGTATGATGGTAGAGCCTATCAACATAATCGCAAAAGGGGCACAGATAATCGGCAAGGGGAATTTGAGCCACGTTATAAATATTTCCAGCGATGATGAGCTGGGAGACCTGGCCAAAGCATTTAACAGCATGAGCAATAAACTTAAAGAACTTGACCAGTTAAAGAGCGATTTCGTTTCAAGCGTTACCCATGAACTTCGCTCGCCTCTTCTTTCCTTAAGGATGTACATAGACCTTTTTTTAAAAGGCACTGCGGGTGCAGTGGCCGATAAACAGAAGGAATATTTAACAATAATGCACAACTGTGCGGAACGGCTGCATCATTTCATCGATGACCTGTTAGATATAGCCAAAATAGAACGCGGAAAGATGGAAGTAGTCCCTAAGGAAACAGACATAGTTCCTGCGATCAGGGATATCATACAGCTGTTTAAACCGCAGACCGACAATAAATCCATTAAATTAAAGACGGATAAAGTTGAGAATTTACCTTTGGTTAAAGCTGACCCTGAGCGGACAAAACAGGTATTGACGAATTTATTAAGCAATGCCGTGAAGTTTACTCCGGAAAACGGCACGATAACGGTCAGCGCTTGTGTAAATGATCCCTTAGGCCGGCTTGAAATATCAGTTATTGATACCGGGATAGGCGTACCAAAAGATAAGTTAGTCAGTATTTTCAACAAATTCGAACAGGTCAAAATAGCCAGGGATTATATTACAGGCCCGAAAGGGACCGGTCTCGGCCTTGCGATAATTAAAGGCCTTGTGGAAGCACAAGGCGGCGTACTATGGGTACAGAGCGAACTCAACGAGGGCAGCATTTTTACCTTCACTCTGCCTCTGGTAAATAATAGACAGTAA